A portion of the Candidatus Poribacteria bacterium genome contains these proteins:
- a CDS encoding threonine dehydratase: protein MNPVTFQGVLAARRTVYQYLKPTPLIHYPELSELFGFRAYIKHENHQPTGSFKVRGGLNFMSQLPADQRERGVITATRGNHGGSIAFAAKQLGVHATIVVPHGNNPEKNSAMRAFGAELIEHGVDFDESRELCEKLQTERGLRYVHPANESPLLHGVGTYSLEIFEELPEVDTIIVPIGAGSGACGAITVVQAINPNVKVIGVQAENAPSVYRSWKAGRKIETASANTVADGLATRVPFDLPFSILRDGISQMLLVSEEEIREAIRMALRYTHNLIEGAAAAPIAAAGKLKAELADENVVMIMSGANLDTETLKWVLGEE, encoded by the coding sequence TTGAATCCCGTAACGTTTCAAGGCGTTTTGGCTGCACGCCGTACCGTCTATCAGTACCTGAAACCGACACCGTTAATCCACTACCCAGAGCTGTCAGAGCTATTTGGCTTCAGGGCTTACATTAAGCACGAAAACCATCAACCGACGGGGAGCTTTAAGGTTCGGGGCGGTTTGAATTTTATGAGCCAACTTCCGGCAGATCAGCGGGAGCGCGGTGTGATAACCGCAACGCGGGGGAATCATGGCGGATCGATTGCGTTTGCAGCGAAACAGTTAGGTGTTCATGCCACGATAGTTGTCCCACACGGCAACAATCCGGAGAAGAACAGCGCGATGCGTGCCTTCGGCGCGGAGTTAATCGAACACGGCGTCGATTTTGATGAATCACGAGAATTGTGCGAAAAGTTACAGACGGAACGTGGACTCCGCTATGTCCATCCCGCCAACGAGTCACCCCTCCTCCACGGCGTTGGAACCTATTCCCTTGAGATTTTTGAAGAACTGCCGGAGGTAGATACAATCATCGTGCCCATCGGGGCGGGGAGCGGCGCGTGTGGGGCGATTACAGTAGTGCAAGCGATTAATCCAAACGTAAAGGTGATCGGTGTGCAAGCGGAAAACGCGCCGTCGGTCTACCGCTCATGGAAAGCAGGACGGAAGATTGAAACGGCCTCAGCGAATACGGTCGCTGACGGCTTGGCGACCCGCGTGCCATTCGATCTGCCATTTTCGATTCTTAGAGATGGGATCAGCCAGATGCTGCTGGTAAGTGAAGAGGAGATTCGGGAGGCGATTCGGATGGCGTTACGGTATACACATAATCTCATAGAGGGTGCTGCTGCGGCACCGATTGCCGCCGCCGGCAAGCTGAAGGCAGAGCTCGCAGACGAAAACGTCGTGATGATTATGAGCGGTGCGAACTTAGATACCGAAACCCTAAAATGGGTATTGGGTGAGGAATAA